A part of Oryctolagus cuniculus chromosome 15, mOryCun1.1, whole genome shotgun sequence genomic DNA contains:
- the GPR26 gene encoding G-protein coupled receptor 26, which produces MNSWDAGLAGLLVGTMGVSLLSNALVLLCLLHSADIRRQAPALFTLNLTCGNLLCTVVNMPLTLAGVVAQRQPAGDRLCRLAAFLDTFLAANSMLSMAALSIDRWVAVVFPLSYRAKMRLRDAALMVAYTWLHALTFPAAALALSWLGFHQLYASCTLCSRRPEERLRFAVFTGAFHALSFLLSFVVLCFTYLKVLKVARFHCRRIDVITMQTLVLLVDIHPSVRERCLEEQKRRRQRATKKISTFIGTFLVCFAPYVITRLVELSSTASIGSHWGVLSKCLAYSKAASDPFVYSLLRHQYRKTCKEILNRILHRRSIRSSGLTGDSHSQNILPVSE; this is translated from the exons ATGAACTCTTGGGACGCGGGTCTGGCGGGGCTGCTGGTGGGCACGATGGGAGTCTCGCTGCTGTCCAACGCGCTGGTGCTGCTGTGCCTCCTGCACAGCGCCGACATCCGCCGCCAGGCGCCGGCGCTCTTCACCCTGAACCTCACGTGCGGCAACTTGCTGTGCACCGTGGTCAACATGCCGCTCACGCTGGCCGGCGTCGTGGCGCAGCGGCAGCCGGCCGGCGACCGCCTGTGCCGCCTGGCCGCCTTCCTCGACACCTTCCTGGCCGCCAACTCCATGCTCAGCATGGCGGCGCTCAGCATCGACCGCTGGGTGGCCGTGGTCTTCCCGCTGAGCTACCGCGCCAAGATGCGCCTCCGAGACGCCGCGCTCATGGTGGCCTACACGTGGCTGCACGCGCTCACCTTCCCGGCCGCCGCCCTCGCCCTGTCCTGGCTAGGCTTCCACCAGCTGTACGCGTCCTGCACGCTGTGCAGCCGGCGGCCCGAGGAGCGCCTGCGCTTCGCCGTCTTCACCGGCGCCTTCCACGCgctcagcttcctgctctccTTCGTCGTACTCTGCTTCACGTACCTCAAGGTGCTCAAGGTGGCCCGCTTCCACTGCAGGCGCATCGACGTGATCACCATGCAGACGCTGGTCCTGCTCGTGGACATCCACCCCAG TGTGCGGGAACGCTGTCTGGAGGAACAGAAGCGGAGGCGGCAGCGCGCCACCAAGAAGATCAGCACCTTCATAGGGACCTTCCTGGTGTGCTTCGCCCCCTACGTCATCACCAG GCTGGTGGAGCTGTCCTCCACGGCGTCCATCGGCTCGCACTGGGGGGTgctgtccaagtgcttggcctacAGCAAGGCCGCGTCGGACCCCTTCGTCTACTCCCTGCTGCGACACCAGTACCGCAAGACCTGCAAGGAGATTCTGAACAGGATCCTCCACAGACGCTCCATCCGCTCCTCGGGCCTCACAGGCGACTCTCACAGCCAGAACATTCTGCCCGTGTCTGAGTAA